tacttttgaaattatcattgttttattttaaacatatcATATCTTAAaaactcatatatttttaaaaatatatgattattattattattattattattattattattattattattaaaatataagtatttaaacgtttattaatttaaagtggcatgtttttttgtttttttttatttaaattttttcaaaaattgttattgttttttaaaaattttaccttttaacaacttatttttattttcgcatattttttaaaacaagcaAAACTTCTATCCATGTGCTTACCTCTGCATTTGACTTTTGGTCATCGAGTAGTGTGCCATCCTACAAGTAAAATcgtttttaatccaaaccataGAACACCAAAACATACCAAAACTGTGAGGTCAATGTTctagaatttaaaataaaataaaataaatttagaatttaaaaaaataaggttttaaaattaaaacacaaataggttttaaaaaacatgtaaaaaatACTTtccattttgataataataaactttaaaaataaattgatttttttaatattaaaatctttagaaagatcaataaaaatggatttatttattcaaaaaaataaaaataaaaataaaaatggatttaAAACGTTTAAAAATGCCactttaaaaatgaattaaaaaaccaaaaacttgCCACTTTAATAAGTTTAAAAACGTTTAAATACtttctgtttttaaatttttaataataatatatgtttagaaatatgtgttttaaaattttaattcgctttacataaaacaataataaattttaataaaattaaattaaatcgaaaaaataaaaacaagctagtttaataatttaaaaaaaaggattaaaataaaaaattatgatatttttttaatatattttaaaatgtccACTCCGAGTGCAGAGTGGacatttatttgattgttttagagttattttaagaaataaaatgcATGTAGTGCCATTtagatgattaaatttaaaaaataagaccaTCGTGGGAAAAGGCccaatattttgaaattaaaagccCAATATTTTCCTTCAAAAAACTTTTTGCCACGAAtgctttttattcaattttaagtATTAGTTCTTAgattaaaactatttttaaatacatactTATTTTgctataggttttttttttttttcactcaacGTCGAAGAAATGGTAAGATGCCACTATCggtttaaatcatattttatcaaTAGATTATTTgcatccatttattttttttttttacatttttatttttgtttcctcCTTTAATGCCATACTTTGTGGTTCACTGaatattcatgtattttttttttaatttctaatgatTAGTTTATCTGGCcaattacttttttaaaaataatacaagcaTTTGTATAACAGTTTTCTAATATTGTTTAATTGAGTTGTTCAGTTTTTGtctcattttaaatttatttttaaaatttactttttagtaAGACATAGTAATCCTTTTTTTAGGATTTAATAGGGTTAGAGTTTAGGATCAGTCTTTTTTTGAGGATTTAGGAGGACTAAAATggttaaattaaaatagtaaaaaaactaaaaaatttacaagttaATGATAGACTATTCAGGAAAttacaccatttttttttctttacttttttcccctattaaatttctttccttttttttcctgcCAAATATTTTGCCCAATCCAAGctcaaaccctaatttatgttCACTTTCAATAATGCCAAAGTGTTTGGtgtataaaaaataaccaaatccAATGAAGTCACCATCCCTTGCTCAATACATAATTTTGCTTTTGCAATTTATCCCCAATTTCATGCATTTCAAAGTAActagtaaataaacaaaaccctaattcaaaccCTAAAATCAACAAACCTGTTCCAGCTTGTTCACAACAAACAAgcaataatttttcaattaaagtATCCAATTTCAAGAGTAGTTCCAAAGAATTTGATggataatcaaaaccctaattcaagaAACATGTCTTTGCTTGGTGGGATGTCATGGTCCATAACTGAAACTGGAAGCCATTAATGACCTACATTTAATGCTCACCATGTCCACCAACCATtccatttcactttaattttaattaatttttccattAATTTAATCCCCCACACCTTCACCACCACCCCTCTTCTTCTCCCCCAAACCCTAACTCCTGGAAATCTGCCCCTTTTTTCAAGAAATCTGAGATCTCCATTGCCAGGTattctttattatattaaataatcaacattgttgatttttttactattttactTTGTGTTTGTGTGAAGTGTTTGCTGCTTCCttgaattctttattttttaatttttttttttttatttttagtcttGTGATTTGGTTGGAGTTGACTATGGAGGTAGTGTTTGAAAACCAGTATGAATTTGATTAGaaaattaagtttaattttaaataggtTGGATTGATGGCCAGGAGTGAGTTTGGCTGGATTTGGTTGTCATTTTGAATCATTTATGCTTGAGTGCAGATTAAGTGCTTGATGAGATGCCATGTTTAAGGTCTTGTACTCTGTGCTGTGGTTGATGATCTCTGCTGCAATGCATTGTTTTCAGTTTTGACGATGTTTGCGaattcttgttccttttttgACTGGTAAGCCTTTGCTAATTCTAAAATGTTTCCATTTCTATTGAAATGGTGTTTATTCCTTCAATTTGGCCATTTTGCTTAATTGTGACATACTTTATAAACCATGCTTAACTTTGCTGTTGAACCTTCAGAGGTCGGGAATTTCCATAGTTGTAAGCTTGTCTTGAATATGGTGGTGCATCGTGGTAATCCTTTTCGGATGGATATCTCGAAACCAGATAATGAAATGATAAATGGAGGGAAACATGGCCTTATCTCTTCCATGGAGGAGAACTCTGAAGATACCACTCCATTTAGTTATGGCTTCGGGGAAAATAGACTTGTAAATGATGAAAATTTCATGAAGGATGACCAGAAGGAATCAAAATGTTCTGTTCTTGCAGATGAATTTGATACTGAATGGAATCCTTTTCTGGTTGATATGTTGAATTTGGATAATGAGACTGCAACTACTGAAGGTAACATAGAGAATGGTCATCACATGGTTGATGGTTTGGAAGCCATATGTTCTATTCCTGCTTCAGAAAATGTGTGTTGTATTGCTTACCAGAATAACCCTTTTCTGATGGATATATTGAAGTTGGATAATGAGAATGTAATTGAAGGAGAACATACTCTTCCTCTGCCGACTGAGAAGAAAATCTTCGATGGTGAAGAACCCTGCAAAGATTTTGAGCCAGCTCAGTCTAGTCTTGGGCATGCAAAGGATGATGGATTTGCAAAAGCTCCATATTCTGGTGTGCATCATGGTAATCCTTTTTTGGATGATGTCCCTGAACTGGATGATGAGAATGTAACTGGGGGACACAATGGTTTTGCACTGCCTATGGCAAATGacatctttgaagaagaaatgcaACTGCCGGCTCAATGTATTTGTGATCTAGGAGAAGAAAGTTTTAAAAGCAATGAAATTAACCTGAAGAATAATCAAACTGAAGATGTGCACATTGAAGTCCCATGTTCTATTGCTAGTCCTGAATTTGATACTGACTTTGATCTTGACAAACTGGTTTCTGAATCTGAAATGGATGTTTGCAAAACAGGTTCCTTTTCTGATGAAAAGGTCAATTCTCCTGAGAAAATTGAAACAGAAATTAATGGACGAACGAGGAGTATTTCTTCAGAACTCAACCATTCTCAAGAAGATAATGATAATATTGTGATGGAGGGAGTAGCAACCGGCGGAATTCCTAGTTCACCTGACATAAGGGAATCACCAGTAAATGGGAATTCTATCTCTGTTTTTGACAAGGATGCTGAGGAGAAATTATGTTCTGGGAGATCTGAAGCAAAGGAAATTCTGGATTCCACTCACCAGGTTGTACATCattttttaccaaaatttatttacaatttttttttccattttttttcagaaaaatgaCGAGCGAAGCCTAGAATAACTGTAGGCATCTCAATCTGTAGTTATGCATGCGTGGATATCTTCTCGATAAGTAGAGTATTTTAACGATGCCTGTGATTTCAAATTCTCATGTTCAACATCTGTGTTTGTTGCTATAGGACAAGCAGGGGAGCTCTATATCAATACTTGTCTTCGATGTAACAGAGTCCAAACCAAATCATGGATTGGGAGGAACTACTGCTGATAACTCTGTGAAAAGTGAAGCCACTACGTTCAATTTTGACTCTGCAGGAACAAACTCAAGTAACACAGAGGAAAACAAGGAAGACAAGGCTCACCAGTCATGTAAATCTGATGTGTTAAATCGAGGGATTGAAGACACCGCAACTGATGGAGCAACAgcttcaaatcaaaattcagtTCTTCATCCTAGCAGAGGAGAGTCAAGTTTTTCCGGACTTAGTTCTTTGCCTGGACCAATAATCGCATCAGGACGGATACCATTTTCAGGTAGCATATCATATCGTTCAGACAGCAGTACGACCAGTGCGCGTTCCTTTGCATTTCCCATGTGAGTACATTGTCTTCGTTCTTTTCTGTTCAATTCATCTATAGTCCAACTGAATGAAATAGCTTTCTTGCATCTGTagtgtatatataatttagttATGTTTGGTTCTTATGTTAACTGTTAAGGTGATTTTGAATTTGGGATTCAAGGTAGAAGTTACTTCTTCAGCCAATCtgtgatatttaaatatttgatttgattaataCTGATTCAAAGTAGATACTGCAGTTATCAAAAACATGAGTGAAAAGCCAATGTATGCACTTTTAGTTCATATTAGATCCAAATTTCCTAGTTTTCTAGAAATTAACTTCAAATACTACACAAGAAAGGTAGATGTTTATTAATGGTTTGGTCCAAGTTGATAGATGACTTGAATGCCCTTTAAAATGTCCTCACATATTATAATTTCTTGTTCTTTAttcctttttaatttcttaCCAGGACAGGGACATTTATAGCCTTGAATCGAATTAACCATGTtattttagcaaaaaaaaattcaagctcaTTAAGCTTCAAGCGAAATATTCAATTCTCGAACTATACTGTTCTGCCAGATTAACTGTGAATTCAATTTAGAGTAATATTCCTGCAAAACAATAGACATAAGTGTCAGTTGGATGTTTCAAATAATATAGGTTGATGTGCATTGTCCTGCAGTTGATAGCTTGGTACATTTTTATGTAGACGGAAGTTTaccattttctttaaatattagCTACTGATTAAACTAGTTATTGTCTGATTGTTGTaatgggtaaaaaaaaataaaggcagaaagaaaaaacatttaCAATTGACTGTTCTAGCAATAGAAAATactcaaatttttttccttcgATGGACAGCTTGCCGACAGAGTGGAACAGTAGCCCAGTGAAAATGGCGAAAGCTGACCAGAGGCAGTTAAGAAAACAGAGGTTCTGGAGAATCTTGTTCTTTTGCTGTAGATTTTGAAACAACAGTTCTTTTTTACTCAACTGCCTTATCAGCTCCATTTCATCATACAAGATCAGCATTGGGCAATTTATTAACTTCGCCATCCAAATCATGTGTTCAGCAAATATTGTCTTGAGGAGTTGATACCTTCTATTTGAAACTGGTGTACATAATGAAATATGAGCAATTTAGAGGTGAATGAAATCCTGTTTAGTTTCGTGAGTTGTGGAGACATTCTGTATAAATTGATCATTATCTTCGTCGTAATTCAATTATTTGTGGAATATGAAGATAATTCTGATTTATACATGTCTGATTTTGCGTCATGTGAAATATTATTACTCAAACAGGGTGAGTTGGTGGACCTTTCACAAGATAATTTTATCAATACAACAGTCTCCACAATGGAGGCTTAATCTTTCAGTTCTCTTTTTTGATAAAGTCTGCGGGTTCGAGTTCGTCTCATTTACAGTAATTTGTAGATGTAAACATCATGATCAATTGCGAGTGTAACAAGGTATTGTAACCCTTTCAATTTTTACGGTGACTCGTCTTCATTTCCGTATCTTCAtgctaaaatcaaagaaataaaaaccatGTGAATTATGTCTAATTTCAAAGCATGGTCAATCAAACACAAGGGCACCATCTATAACTTTCTGAACATTTTCCAATGTTGTTATTTGATAAGAAGTTCATCATATCACTGAGCTACAAATGGGACAACATGAGCATTAATCTCACTACAAAAGCCACTCAATTGTTTCACATTAACAGGAAACACATTTGGTGGTGATCCATCAAAGGCAGTGCTCACAAGTAACTTGGCAGTGGCCTCTGTTTGACGCCAATTATCCCAGAATACATACTCTGTTCTATTGGAACAATATGAAGACAAGGGATTGCAAGGAATTTCAGCTTTCAAGAATCCCATTCCACAGCATGCAGCCTTGGCCTCCTTAAACCCTGCAGTAACCATCATCATTCATCAACCATAAATCAAACTAGCCAATtatgttttcatgtatttatatatatatatatatataccataagTCTTGGGATAATTGATGTAGTTGTTGAGTTCTCTGTAGGAATCAAAGAAGGAATAGTTCATATCTGCAAACTCTGACTGCATTTTCTGCAGTAAAACAGCAGCTTGCTCATTGAACAAAAATGAGAGTTGATTTGCTTCTATGTTGCAGTCTCCATTGCTCTTGTTCATAGCTCTTAAAGCTGGCCAGCAACCAACTGGTTCAATCCCCATGAACACAAACTTTCTCGCACCGAGATCGTATATTCTCTTCAGAAAAAAGAAATCAGTTATACGAAAAGGCATATGTATGTACGTAAAGGAGTTGATAATCTCAGTTAATTACTTTCAGTTGACCTTCCAATGTAGATATCAATAAACTGACATAGTTTGATGAACTAGTTCCATTATAAACCAGAATGTCAACGCTTCCAATGTTGATCATAAATATAGATCTTGAGATGAGCCATTGAGTCTGAGAAATGTCCATCTTCTCCACCAGAGCTTCAAACACTGAAGAATAGTAGTCTATCTGAGTATCCATTGATATGCAAAGACCCTGCAAAGCAGTAATTAGCATTGAATATATAAGTTCTATTAAGATATCAATTTGATCTTACTTCATAAGTAGAGCTGAGAATTCCAGCACCACTAGAGGCAAAGTTAACTCCTTGGAGaaatttgtgagtttttctGGTTTCCATCAGGCTAAGGTAAGGTTCTGGTGATGCTATTCCAAGTTTATCAGCTATTACAATACACATTagcataattaatatatatgtcaCAGATACACAAAGAAATAATACAGCTTGATGTATAACAAGATATATTTTACCAAGAAAGTCGGCGACATTCTTGCCGTTGTTGCATCGGCCGTTGGCCACACCGCCGGGATAGTCAATGCCATAAGGAGGGAAATCACACTTATCAGTGGTATGAAGATAGTTATTGTTTCCAACATCTGATGAGCAATCTccaaatacaaacattgcaGGAGATGATCCCTGGACATGGTTACAAGAAAAGAAGACCATAAAGCAGAATGAAACAAGCAACATAACTACATAAGAAAGGGGTTGAAGAATCCATTAATGACTTAATGTGAAGCTTGTTTCATGTACTTAAGCTGGTCTTCTTCCTTGGAGGGAGGTGGGAATGAGCTTTTCTAAGCTGATCTTGCTTTATTTTTAGTCATCTCtttagaataaaataattatgatgTGCTGTACAAGattcacttttaaaaaaaagaaagaaagagctaCTCCCATTAATAACAAGTAGTGCGAATATGTCATTTAAAGGCCctgtcctcatcatcatcatcatcatcatcatcattgtaatatatatatctatatatatttgcaaatgTTACTAATACACAATTAAAAACGTACacacaacaaaaaattaatcatcCGATCATGCAACATCACTCCATGATATAAGACATTTTGGCATTCCCATGCCAAAGACATTTTGGCATCACTACGTCCAATAAGTTTTAAACGTGGGTAATgaaaatcttaaaaatcaaaCTTTACACAGTGAGTCACTAGCGTTGGACCAAAAACTCTTTAGCTTATCTTATATTAAGATCGGTTcctatgaaaaattatttttgaaatacattataaagcttaatataaaattataatggcAACAATTTGTCTGGATTTTTGGCAATCACACCTTCCAAGCCCCATCTTTCACATTCAGAATGACCTAATGTTCAGTTTTGTATTTGGATTATCTAATCAAGGTTTGGTGGGGGAACCAACACCTAAGGGATGCAGGGCCTACACCATGTCCAAAAAATTGTCATGACTCAAGGACCAAGTTGCAACAATGGGTCAAAGAAAATATTGTAtctattatcttgctagagaaggCTATTCTCTAAGAATTGGAGGcccaaaatatcatcaaagtgAATAGATGTCAGAGTAAGTATCTTTATTGGATACCAGGTCATTTTGTATTTTGAGTATCAAACTTcgatttttatcattttagttatttaacTTTAATCTGTACTCACCGGGAGGGTACAAGAAGACTCTAAAAAGAATTTAGTGATGTTTATGCCCAATATATCATATTAACACCAGTTTTTTGCATTATTTGTATACGCAGACATGacacatcataaaaaaaaaccacgtGGTCACTTTTATTGACACATCACATGGCACGTCGACCTGGCAAACTAGTCTATAAGACTGGCTATATGGCTTTCTTTGATAATGTAGCATGCCTGCGTATGCAGATAATGTAGCAAATTGGTGTTGACATAGAAAATATGGCATGCATGTCATCAAATTCTTCTCGGAATCATTTTGGTACTCTTCCAGTCaacacaaattaaagttgagtgaccaaaataatacaaattgaagtttgatcttcaatataaaaaaatgtccATAATACGGTACCCacctaaaaaaatttacccacaTTTCTCATAGCAGACAAGTTGGGAAAAGAGTTAACCTTGTGCTTAAATCTTGGCTTCATACTACAATAGGGAATACATTACTTGAAAAAGCACTCCTGTCTCACTTGATTGAAGGATGAAGATTCCAACACCTAGTTAATACActcaggggctgtttggttgcaTGTAAATAGGTGTAAATGACTGTAATGTAAGTTGTTTTACATGTAGAAGGGCTGGTTGTCTATAAAACATCACTTACATGTAAAAGTAATTACATCATGATAgtgttttgttgtattttgacTTACAGCCAATTTGGCTATAAGTGGAAATGGAGTAAAACAAAGGGTTACCATCACCCCTTCAACTTTTCCCAATGACTCTCCATCAACAGCATCCACAACGCACCACCCACGACCTTGCCATCATCTCCATCAATGTCGCCACCATCGCCGACTCCTTCACTGCCGATTCCATCTTCTTCGCCTTCCTCTCACCAAACTTCGactcctctgcttcttctccCAAGCCCTAAGCTCCAGATCCGCAACCCCTTCCTCTCacgctcttcttcttcttaagaTGGCTTTGCTATGGTGGAGTTTCTGGCATTGTATGCTATCAGGAAATTTCTTGAGTAAAACCAGCAACAACATTAATGCTATTGTAGTATGCAGCTTCCTTCTAGATGGCTAAATCTATCGCGAAAGTCCCCCTTTCTTCACTTGTGCAAATGTAATATTATAATCTAACAACTGGTGTATGTATAATGTTTTATGTAATATGTAGGAGGAACATTAATTCTTCATAAGTTTTTCTCTTCACGAGCCCCATGTACTTCTTTTTCTGTATTTTGGGGTTCCAGTAATTTTCTAGGTAGCTATTATTTGGAAGAATGTTCAAGGCAATCAATTTGTAATTTAAAGAGCATGATCTCTTTCTTGTTTGACCTCTTTTGTGAATTGTGTAACTTTTATGGGgggtcttcttttttttaaactgaATTAGATCAAaggtaaacttttttttttttggggtattATTTTGCAGCAAAGGTATAAGGAAGAGAAAACCAATCTTTCTCAAAATATTGACTAACTAATGGATCAGCCttggatatttttttcatttttgaaataaGAGACTTTATTTTAAGAGTAAATAAACCCATCTTTTGAGCAGTATTAGCATATACTAATTTGAGGAATAAGGTTTTCCATCTTTTTAATATTtcctattttaataataatttttccagCTGCATAAATTGTGTTATAGATAGAATTCTAACTAGAATTAGATCAAAATGATTacaaaaaatagttattaaacctaaattaattaatgagagttaaagtaattaatattagtattaacactaaattaattaattttaaattagtattaAGCTTAAATAATGAGagttaaagtaattaataatttttaaagataaaattgaattctagtatataattaaaaagaattataaataatattaaataactagTGTTAACAACTTGTGATAGGGGTAATCTTACCACTTCACTTACATGGTAAGTATACCCCTCAACTTACATCAAactaaacaaacaataaacaaatacaacatttcaaattacagcaaaccaaacaactgtgatgtaagttaaaatacagcATTTCCACTTACACTGTAActtcacttacatgtaattttacttacaaacaaccaaacaacccctcaGTCGCGAATGATAATCGCAACTATTACCATATTTCAAGGGGAAAagtacaaagaaaaaaacacatgtgGTTTAAAAGTTTTGCAAGATAAGgaatgtggatttttttttcgatTATATTAGGTGTGTAATTTCCCATCTTtgcaaaaagattaaaaaaaaccgTTAAAGTTATTAACGGTGTTAACTCACATGGACAATATCATCatattactatatttatatgacataaatatatctatattactatatatgtatattaagttTATTTATCTCTCTTAAAAtttcactaaataaaaaaaacttaaatgccaaaaaccaaacaaaatcatgttgaaaaatcGTGTTTTTATGGTAAGTGGCAGTTTATTACATAAATAGTCAATTTTGCCCctgccaaaaaataaaaaagttaacaCTGTTAGCGGTTTTTCACTTTTTTACAAATCTAGGAAACCACACATTATagaatcaaaaaaaaaaaaaatccactttacttgttttataaaattcagaaactacaaaggattttttttatacttttcccTATTTTAAGAATCCAATATAACAACATCAAGCCCAAAGGCGATGACAAAATTGATAAGGCCTTCTCAACTCATTTTCGTACAATAGAGCTCTTTCATTACCCACAGCATTCCATGCATTACCATATCAAAACCGTGATCCTCACGTTAAACAAACTGGAAATTTGGGGTTGTTTAGCCAAACAACAGTGGGATCTATGGCTATTTGCAACTccacatgtgaaaaaaaaaattaagctagAGAACTTAGTCTCcactttaaatcaaattttagagCTCCTTGACTCtcactcaccaatgatccctaaAAAATGATAGCCAATACATGACCCAAGTAAACCTACGCTTATTGTTTCCAAGGTATCACCTGTGACtggtaatttttttggttgagcactaacctttggtcatatttcaatttgagcaccaacattcaaaattaatcaaagtgagtactaacatttaatttggttacacCGGTGAGGCTGTTGGGGTTTTTCGGTGAGAATTCAGTGATGTGGACGCCAGACTTCATGTCATCTTCAAGGGTGAAGGCTGCCACATCAACAAATAGGGGAGAAAaggggaagaagatgatgagaacAGGGGGTGAAGAGGTTGTTGTGGCAGCTAACATGGAGAAGAAGTGCACATGTGGAGAAATTACTGATGTGGCAGCCTCCACGAGTTAAGATGACATGGAGTCCAATGTCCACGTCACTGAATTCTCACCGAAAAACCCCAATAGTCTCACTGGTGTAACCAAATTAATTATTAGTGCTCACTTTGATACATTTTGAATGttggtgctcaaattgaaatatgaccaaaggttagtgctcaaccaagaaaattacccCACCTATGACTGATGCTATCCTCCTAACTTAATAGATTTTCTCCACCACTGGTGATCCATATCTAGGTAACCTGGCAATACTTGTCCGGGCttgcttatttttttgtctGGTTTGAAATAAAATACATCTGCATATAATTTGTGCTAATAGGGGCAGGGTCTGGATATGACTTGGTTGTTCGGATTTAAATTCTAGCTGGATCTGAACAAGGAAATTTCAAACGAGTGGATCCTTAATTTTAAActctcaaattttaaaaacccacaacttTAAGCCCAAATGTTTAAAGCCCAATCTTCTAAAAACTTCATacttatattgttttttaacttttttttttattaaaacttggatttttgtatgatttgatttggatttttggTTGTCAGGCATTATTTTCTTGCATtcaatatgaattaaattatttttgtatagttTAAATTCTAGTGAACTTAAATATAACTTATAGTATTCTAACAAAACTCAAATATTCG
Above is a window of Dioscorea cayenensis subsp. rotundata cultivar TDr96_F1 unplaced genomic scaffold, TDr96_F1_v2_PseudoChromosome.rev07_lg8_w22 25.fasta BLBR01001573.1, whole genome shotgun sequence DNA encoding:
- the LOC120256705 gene encoding uncharacterized protein LOC120256705, which gives rise to MVVHRGNPFRMDISKPDNEMINGGKHGLISSMEENSEDTTPFSYGFGENRLVNDENFMKDDQKESKCSVLADEFDTEWNPFLVDMLNLDNETATTEGNIENGHHMVDGLEAICSIPASENVCCIAYQNNPFLMDILKLDNENVIEGEHTLPLPTEKKIFDGEEPCKDFEPAQSSLGHAKDDGFAKAPYSGVHHGNPFLDDVPELDDENVTGGHNGFALPMANDIFEEEMQLPAQCICDLGEESFKSNEINLKNNQTEDVHIEVPCSIASPEFDTDFDLDKLVSESEMDVCKTGSFSDEKVNSPEKIETEINGRTRSISSELNHSQEDNDNIVMEGVATGGIPSSPDIRESPVNGNSISVFDKDAEEKLCSGRSEAKEILDSTHQDKQGSSISILVFDVTESKPNHGLGGTTADNSVKSEATTFNFDSAGTNSSNTEENKEDKAHQSCKSDVLNRGIEDTATDGATASNQNSVLHPSRGESSFSGLSSLPGPIIASGRIPFSGSISYRSDSSTTSARSFAFPILPTEWNSSPVKMAKADQRQLRKQRFWRILFFCCRF
- the LOC120256706 gene encoding GDSL esterase/lipase At5g55050-like encodes the protein MLLVSFCFMVFFSCNHVQGSSPAMFVFGDCSSDVGNNNYLHTTDKCDFPPYGIDYPGGVANGRCNNGKNVADFLADKLGIASPEPYLSLMETRKTHKFLQGVNFASSGAGILSSTYEGLCISMDTQIDYYSSVFEALVEKMDISQTQWLISRSIFMINIGSVDILVYNGTSSSNYVSLLISTLEGQLKRIYDLGARKFVFMGIEPVGCWPALRAMNKSNGDCNIEANQLSFLFNEQAAVLLQKMQSEFADMNYSFFDSYRELNNYINYPKTYGFKEAKAACCGMGFLKAEIPCNPLSSYCSNRTEYVFWDNWRQTEATAKLLVSTAFDGSPPNVFPVNVKQLSGFCSEINAHVVPFVAQ